The following proteins are co-located in the Zavarzinella sp. genome:
- a CDS encoding CusA/CzcA family heavy metal efflux RND transporter, which translates to MLNAIIDLSLKYRWLVILGAVALAVAGAAALRYLDIDAFPDTTPVQVQINTVAPSLGPADVEQQITYPIEQALGGLPKVVTMRSISKFGLSQVVIIFEDGTDIYFARQLVTERLTNVQLPQGLDRPKMGPVSTGLGEVFHYVITGKGDDMTQLRTIHDWIVRPQMRTVKGVAEVNSWGGYERQYQARIDPAKLAKYGLTFDQVTTALRDNNQNVGGGVIDQRSSTVIVSGVGRTVNIQEIKNIQIAVTDGVPVLIGDVADVRIGSEVRRGAVTADGKGEVVLGLGFMTMGENSHEVTWGMKRKLDEVKASLPPGVKAEPVYDRTELIDYVIDTVKANLFEAGLLVVCVLFLFLGNLRAAFIVALAIPLSMLFAFSGMLRFGVAASLLSLGAIDFGMVVDSSVVMVENCVRHLAHNPEGNSKRDVIREAAVEVRKPTLFGELIILIVYLPILTLEGIEGKLFRPMALTVIFALVGSMILSITFMPALASLLLPKKVTEREPFLLRVVKFFYVPVLKYTMHHKVAVLLFGVTVLAVAFGLVAPRLGTEFVPKLSEGSMALGTVRLAGTSLEESIQTNTQVEKALLAAFPNEINHVWSRAGTAEVATDPMGVELTDIFISLKPRSQWKRAKTQDELTVLIEKELRSIQGLKFAFSQPIEMRINEMVAGTRSDLAVKLFGDDLEVLRVKAAEIEKVMKTIPGAADLAVEQVTGQPVLQVKVKQDQLARYGIPARVVLDLIESIGSKPMGEIVDGQFRFPLVVRLPDKWRNSPESVGSIQLPTATGERVPLSRIADIAVIEGPSTITREWGQRRIVITCNVRGRDLGSFVAEVQQKVKAEVILPPGRYHVQYGGQFEQLERAQMRLMIVVPIALLLIFGLLYATYGTIVDSLRVFSGVPFAWIGGIFALWLRDMPFSISAAIGFIALSGVAVLDDMILVSYVRQLQKRGRTLEQAVEEAAITRLRPVLMTTLVACLGFVPMAFSTGMGAEVQRPLATVVIGGVISAMIMSLLVLRVLFVVFRFPSRRTPHAAIEGQPQKVAPKTIVAQ; encoded by the coding sequence GTGCTAAACGCTATCATCGATTTATCACTAAAGTACCGCTGGCTGGTCATCCTCGGGGCTGTTGCCTTGGCGGTGGCCGGAGCAGCAGCTCTCAGATACCTAGACATTGATGCCTTCCCTGACACAACGCCGGTGCAGGTGCAGATCAACACAGTCGCCCCGTCCCTTGGGCCAGCAGATGTCGAGCAACAGATCACTTACCCCATCGAGCAAGCACTCGGCGGGCTGCCGAAGGTCGTCACAATGCGGTCCATCTCGAAGTTTGGCCTTTCCCAGGTCGTCATCATCTTTGAAGATGGCACCGACATCTATTTCGCCCGTCAACTTGTGACCGAGCGTCTCACGAATGTGCAACTTCCACAGGGGCTAGACCGCCCTAAAATGGGGCCAGTCTCGACCGGTTTAGGTGAGGTGTTCCACTATGTTATCACTGGTAAAGGCGACGACATGACCCAACTCCGCACCATCCACGATTGGATTGTCCGGCCCCAGATGCGGACTGTGAAGGGAGTGGCCGAAGTGAACTCCTGGGGCGGCTACGAGCGGCAGTATCAGGCCCGTATCGACCCCGCGAAGTTGGCCAAGTACGGCCTTACCTTCGATCAGGTGACCACCGCCCTCCGCGACAACAATCAGAACGTCGGTGGCGGAGTAATTGACCAGCGCAGCAGTACGGTGATCGTCAGCGGTGTGGGTCGCACGGTCAATATCCAAGAGATTAAGAACATTCAGATCGCGGTTACAGACGGTGTGCCAGTACTGATCGGCGACGTTGCGGACGTGCGGATCGGCAGCGAGGTCAGGCGTGGGGCAGTGACTGCAGACGGAAAGGGCGAGGTCGTCCTTGGGCTTGGTTTCATGACGATGGGTGAGAACTCACACGAAGTGACATGGGGCATGAAGCGGAAGCTTGACGAAGTTAAGGCATCCCTGCCGCCGGGCGTCAAGGCAGAGCCAGTTTATGACCGCACCGAGTTGATTGACTACGTCATCGACACTGTGAAGGCGAACCTGTTCGAAGCCGGGCTGCTCGTTGTGTGCGTGCTGTTCCTGTTTCTGGGCAACCTGCGGGCCGCATTCATCGTCGCCTTGGCGATCCCGCTGTCGATGCTGTTCGCGTTCTCGGGCATGTTGCGATTCGGAGTGGCTGCCAGCCTATTGAGCCTTGGGGCGATAGACTTCGGCATGGTGGTAGACTCGTCGGTGGTGATGGTCGAGAACTGCGTCCGCCACTTAGCGCACAACCCTGAGGGTAACTCCAAGCGGGACGTGATCCGCGAAGCCGCTGTCGAGGTCCGCAAGCCGACATTGTTTGGGGAACTCATCATTCTGATCGTTTACCTGCCGATCCTTACGCTTGAGGGGATTGAGGGGAAGCTTTTTCGCCCAATGGCACTCACCGTCATCTTCGCTCTAGTCGGGTCAATGATACTGTCGATTACTTTCATGCCAGCGCTCGCAAGTTTGTTGTTACCGAAGAAGGTCACTGAGCGTGAGCCGTTCCTTTTACGGGTTGTAAAATTCTTTTACGTCCCGGTTCTAAAGTACACAATGCACCACAAGGTCGCGGTTCTCCTGTTCGGGGTGACCGTACTGGCCGTGGCATTCGGGCTGGTTGCACCTCGCCTTGGAACAGAGTTCGTACCGAAGCTCTCGGAAGGGTCTATGGCTCTTGGCACAGTGCGGTTGGCTGGCACCAGCCTGGAGGAGTCGATCCAGACGAACACCCAGGTAGAGAAGGCACTGCTAGCCGCTTTTCCCAATGAGATCAACCACGTTTGGAGCCGCGCTGGGACCGCCGAGGTGGCCACCGACCCTATGGGGGTCGAGTTAACGGATATCTTCATCAGCCTGAAACCCCGGTCACAATGGAAGCGGGCGAAGACGCAGGACGAGTTGACGGTCTTGATCGAAAAGGAATTGAGATCGATTCAAGGGCTTAAGTTCGCGTTCTCTCAGCCCATCGAAATGCGAATCAACGAGATGGTAGCCGGCACCCGCTCTGACCTCGCGGTGAAGCTGTTCGGGGATGACCTGGAGGTACTCAGGGTGAAAGCTGCCGAGATTGAGAAGGTGATGAAGACGATTCCCGGTGCTGCAGACCTCGCCGTTGAACAGGTGACCGGTCAGCCAGTGTTGCAGGTGAAGGTGAAACAGGACCAACTCGCCAGATATGGCATCCCAGCCCGTGTCGTCCTCGATCTGATCGAGAGCATCGGGTCGAAACCGATGGGCGAAATAGTGGACGGGCAATTCCGTTTTCCGCTGGTAGTGCGACTACCGGACAAGTGGAGGAACAGCCCGGAATCTGTTGGATCGATACAACTGCCAACAGCGACTGGCGAGCGAGTACCACTATCGCGTATTGCCGACATCGCGGTGATTGAAGGTCCGTCCACCATTACACGTGAATGGGGTCAGCGGAGAATAGTCATCACCTGCAACGTGCGGGGCCGTGATCTGGGTAGCTTCGTGGCTGAGGTGCAGCAGAAAGTGAAGGCCGAAGTGATCCTGCCCCCGGGGCGCTATCACGTCCAGTACGGCGGGCAGTTTGAACAGTTAGAGAGGGCGCAGATGCGGCTGATGATCGTCGTCCCGATCGCTCTTCTGCTGATATTCGGTTTGCTTTACGCTACCTACGGCACGATTGTAGACTCCCTCCGAGTCTTCTCTGGGGTGCCGTTCGCGTGGATCGGCGGCATCTTCGCCTTGTGGCTGCGGGACATGCCTTTCTCGATCTCGGCAGCCATCGGGTTTATCGCACTGTCCGGTGTGGCAGTCCTTGATGACATGATTCTCGTCAGTTACGTCCGCCAACTCCAGAAGCGGGGGCGGACACTGGAGCAGGCGGTCGAAGAGGCTGCAATCACCCGATTGCGGCCTGTGCTGATGACGACCCTTGTGGCGTGCCTCGGGTTCGTTCCGATGGCTTTTTCGACCGGCATGGGGGCTGAGGTGCAGCGGCCCCTCGCTACCGTGGTCATTGGCGGCGTGATCTCGGCGATGATCATGTCCCTTTTGGTATTGCGGGTATTGTTTGTCGTGTTTCGGTTCCCAAGCCGACGAACTCCGCACGCGGCCATCGAGGGCCAGCCGCAAAAAGTGGCCCCGAAGACGATTGTCGCCCAGTGA
- a CDS encoding helix-turn-helix domain-containing protein, translating to MMSKSPRTHTAAFKAQVALAAMKGDQTLSQVAARFGVHTRLVQGWKKQMLDQAATIFSGTTQASDLKKSEEEKSELFEQIGRLKMELEWLKKKVANFG from the coding sequence ATGATGAGTAAAAGTCCGCGGACTCATACTGCTGCATTCAAGGCTCAGGTAGCTTTGGCAGCGATGAAAGGAGATCAGACACTCAGCCAGGTGGCGGCCCGATTCGGAGTCCACACTCGGCTGGTGCAAGGCTGGAAAAAGCAGATGCTTGACCAGGCAGCAACGATCTTTTCTGGAACTACCCAGGCAAGTGACTTGAAGAAGAGCGAGGAGGAAAAATCAGAATTATTTGAACAGATTGGCAGATTGAAAATGGAGTTGGAATGGTTGAAAAAAAAAGTTGCCAACTTCGGCTGA
- a CDS encoding efflux RND transporter periplasmic adaptor subunit has protein sequence MSENAVMDSPEREPVATIQHTLIIPGHNFIGAIIGFVAGIIPTLLVLSVAGAIGWWGHQTGWKLPKFSELNGNVADKDDWCTEHNVPESACVECDDNLMPKDKVHGWCKIHGIPECTLDHPELAQLPKPPSVASAELARAKRALEFCARTANNPNCRTHLRRIQYATASDADKAGIMVEPVWTAPAVEFVSAPGEIGYDQTKLAHLSSRSPGTVWKVYRHLGDEVKAGDVLALVDAADVGKAKTEVLQAYATLQLKVQTVASIKESGGAVPAARVREAEAAAREAEIRLIAGCQALTNLGLLLKESEVRSLTADQLKSRLHLLGIPAEVAKTIDSDTATSNLLPLVSPMNGLVVSREIVAGEVVDLARILFEVVDTRSLWLTFDLKGEDAHRVKIGQQVMFKPDDGRAELSGSITWRSSQADPKTRTVKIRADISDPEGRQVANTFGAGRVILREEEKAVSVPNEAVHWEGCCNVVFVRDKDYLKSEYKVFHVRKVRIGAKDGKNTEIAAGLLPGELVVTKGSGLILTELLRSSLGEGCACHSKK, from the coding sequence ATGTCCGAAAACGCAGTCATGGACTCACCGGAACGGGAACCGGTCGCCACGATTCAACATACGCTAATTATCCCGGGGCATAATTTCATTGGGGCTATCATCGGTTTCGTTGCCGGGATAATCCCTACGTTGCTTGTTCTGTCCGTCGCCGGAGCCATCGGGTGGTGGGGCCACCAGACTGGTTGGAAGTTGCCGAAATTTTCCGAACTCAACGGTAACGTCGCGGACAAGGACGATTGGTGTACCGAACACAACGTCCCCGAGTCCGCATGTGTCGAGTGTGACGACAATCTCATGCCAAAAGACAAAGTCCATGGTTGGTGTAAGATCCATGGCATTCCTGAATGCACCCTCGACCACCCGGAACTTGCACAACTCCCGAAACCACCGAGCGTCGCTTCCGCAGAACTCGCCCGGGCCAAACGGGCTTTGGAATTTTGCGCCCGAACCGCCAACAATCCTAACTGCAGAACTCACCTGCGGCGCATCCAGTATGCCACAGCCTCCGATGCGGACAAAGCTGGCATCATGGTCGAGCCGGTGTGGACGGCCCCGGCGGTTGAGTTCGTTTCAGCACCAGGCGAGATTGGATACGACCAAACAAAGCTCGCACATCTTTCCTCACGGTCGCCCGGTACTGTTTGGAAGGTGTACAGGCATTTGGGCGACGAAGTTAAGGCAGGTGACGTATTAGCGTTGGTAGATGCCGCCGATGTTGGCAAGGCGAAGACGGAGGTTCTCCAGGCATACGCCACGCTTCAGCTAAAAGTACAAACGGTCGCGAGCATTAAGGAATCTGGCGGTGCCGTTCCCGCAGCGCGCGTCCGGGAGGCTGAAGCCGCTGCGCGCGAGGCCGAGATTAGATTAATCGCGGGGTGCCAGGCCCTGACCAATTTAGGTTTGCTACTGAAGGAATCGGAAGTACGCTCGCTCACCGCCGACCAACTCAAGTCGAGGCTTCACCTACTTGGCATCCCTGCCGAGGTAGCTAAAACCATCGACTCAGATACGGCGACTTCGAACCTGCTACCGTTAGTTTCCCCAATGAACGGGTTGGTCGTTTCGCGAGAGATCGTCGCGGGGGAGGTAGTGGACTTGGCCCGCATTCTGTTCGAGGTAGTGGATACGCGGTCTCTGTGGTTGACGTTCGATCTGAAGGGTGAAGATGCCCATCGCGTCAAAATAGGACAGCAGGTCATGTTCAAGCCGGATGACGGGCGAGCTGAGCTTTCCGGATCGATCACTTGGCGGAGTTCTCAGGCTGACCCGAAAACCCGCACCGTCAAGATTCGCGCCGACATCTCCGACCCAGAAGGTCGGCAAGTGGCCAACACCTTTGGTGCTGGCCGAGTAATCCTCCGCGAAGAGGAGAAGGCAGTCTCGGTGCCGAACGAGGCGGTCCACTGGGAGGGCTGCTGCAACGTCGTGTTCGTCCGCGATAAGGACTACCTCAAATCTGAATACAAGGTGTTCCATGTTCGTAAAGTGCGGATCGGGGCCAAAGACGGCAAAAACACCGAGATCGCTGCTGGCCTCCTGCCAGGTGAGCTTGTCGTCACCAAAGGCAGTGGGCTAATCCTGACCGAACTGCTACGCAGTAGCCTCGGCGAAGGTTGCGCTTGTCACAGTAAGAAGTAA